One window of Archangium lipolyticum genomic DNA carries:
- a CDS encoding golvesin C-terminal-like domain-containing protein gives MRSKLRSTFMTMMLGVALSEGAAYAESPREPADASVRADPPRGASAVRWSEDLTTGEGTGELVSTRDGLLFEPYAVMRRPEGQLSLTGLYTFPARRLEQPVDTIRPVLQTKALLGTGVEVDVRVRTESGAWTEWRTSSAGEAVRLPRAGTEVQVRLALLADEHGRGPVVREVALEGTLEGGPSEADLQPLAALTYRIFATREGLVGGTTANGHVIKSYDRFVALPSRRALASNGGSEYQVRVCYPVTGKCTTASVWDVGPWNTKDDYWNPSSVREMWKNLPQGKPEAQAAYQDGYNGGLDQFGRRPANPAGIDLADGTFWTDLGMSNNDWVNVTYLWTSGGGTTTGLIIDSNNTNNDSTKGYIQLTGTSWTSSTNVAGYYGSGYYASPTAAVSEPATFWFYLPAAATKTIDAWWTSASDRSTTAPFIVWNASGTKLATVNVNQQLNGGRWNTLGTWSFTAGWNKVQLSRWTTAGSYVIADAIQVR, from the coding sequence ATGCGCTCGAAGCTGCGGTCCACGTTCATGACGATGATGTTGGGAGTCGCGCTGTCGGAAGGGGCCGCGTACGCGGAGAGCCCTCGGGAGCCCGCCGATGCGTCTGTCCGTGCCGACCCGCCGAGGGGCGCGAGCGCGGTGCGCTGGTCGGAGGACCTGACGACGGGAGAGGGCACGGGCGAACTGGTGAGCACCCGGGACGGTCTGCTGTTCGAGCCCTACGCCGTCATGCGCAGACCCGAAGGGCAGCTCAGCCTCACGGGCCTCTACACCTTCCCGGCGCGGAGGCTGGAGCAGCCGGTGGACACGATCCGTCCGGTGCTCCAGACGAAGGCGCTCCTGGGGACGGGGGTCGAGGTGGACGTCCGCGTGCGGACGGAGAGCGGCGCCTGGACGGAGTGGCGCACCTCCAGCGCGGGAGAGGCCGTGCGCCTGCCGCGGGCGGGCACGGAGGTGCAGGTGAGGCTCGCGCTGCTGGCGGACGAGCACGGCCGCGGTCCGGTGGTGCGCGAGGTGGCGCTGGAGGGAACGCTGGAGGGGGGCCCCTCCGAGGCGGACCTCCAGCCGCTGGCCGCGTTGACCTACCGCATCTTCGCCACGCGCGAGGGGCTGGTGGGCGGAACCACGGCGAACGGACACGTCATCAAGTCGTACGACCGCTTCGTGGCGCTGCCGTCGCGCCGGGCGCTCGCGAGCAACGGAGGCTCCGAGTACCAGGTGCGCGTGTGCTACCCGGTGACGGGCAAGTGCACGACGGCTTCCGTCTGGGACGTGGGGCCCTGGAACACGAAGGATGACTACTGGAATCCCTCGAGTGTCCGCGAGATGTGGAAGAACCTGCCGCAGGGCAAGCCCGAGGCGCAGGCCGCGTACCAGGACGGCTACAACGGCGGGTTGGATCAGTTCGGGCGCCGGCCGGCGAATCCCGCGGGCATCGACCTGGCGGATGGGACGTTCTGGACGGACCTGGGGATGAGCAACAACGACTGGGTCAACGTGACGTACCTGTGGACGTCGGGCGGTGGGACGACCACGGGCCTCATCATCGACAGCAACAACACCAACAACGACTCCACCAAGGGCTACATCCAGCTGACGGGCACGAGCTGGACCTCGTCCACGAACGTGGCGGGCTACTACGGCTCGGGCTACTACGCCTCGCCCACGGCGGCGGTGTCGGAGCCGGCGACGTTCTGGTTCTACCTGCCGGCGGCGGCCACCAAGACGATCGACGCGTGGTGGACCTCGGCGAGCGACCGCTCGACGACGGCGCCCTTCATCGTCTGGAACGCCAGTGGAACCAAACTGGCGACGGTGAACGTGAACCAGCAGCTCAACGGTGGCAGGTGGAACACGCTCGGCACGTGGAGCTTCACGGCGGGCTGGAACAAGGTGCAGCTGAGCCGCTGGACCACGGCGGGCTCCTACGTCATCGCCGACGCCATCCAGGTGCGGTGA
- a CDS encoding AraC family transcriptional regulator yields the protein MTDRPDALDEPVTDVLADVLDTMRLATLMYGRFELHAPWGIRFPGSPGAHIVVIARGGARLEVEGVEGAIILSAGDLALLPHGGAHAIRDAEGSPLHDLARGECQRARGVGPIRLGGDGARTALVAGSFRLGAVPRTPLFEGLPRVIHFTADDPKTSPTLASTVQLLIAESASSSPGATVIMSRLADILLVQALRAHIAGSQCQEHGLCALADPQIRKALSLIHERPADPWTVESLATAVALSRSGFAARFSALVGEPPLEYLARWRMTKAAQFLRESELPLSEVAETIGYQSEASFNRAFKRWGGIAPGAYRRDHRRG from the coding sequence TTGACCGATCGTCCAGACGCCCTGGACGAGCCGGTAACGGATGTCCTCGCGGACGTACTGGACACGATGCGCCTGGCGACCCTCATGTACGGCCGCTTCGAGCTGCATGCACCCTGGGGAATCCGGTTCCCCGGGAGCCCCGGTGCGCACATCGTCGTCATCGCGCGAGGAGGCGCCCGCCTGGAGGTGGAGGGCGTCGAGGGTGCCATCATCCTGTCGGCGGGAGATCTCGCCCTGCTTCCGCACGGCGGAGCACACGCGATCCGTGATGCGGAGGGAAGTCCCCTCCACGACCTCGCGCGTGGCGAGTGCCAGCGGGCCCGTGGGGTGGGGCCCATCCGGCTCGGCGGAGATGGAGCCCGGACGGCCCTGGTCGCGGGTTCCTTCCGGCTCGGTGCCGTGCCTCGTACACCGTTGTTCGAGGGGCTTCCGCGCGTCATCCACTTCACCGCGGACGACCCCAAGACCTCCCCCACGCTGGCGTCGACGGTGCAGCTGCTCATCGCGGAGAGCGCCTCGTCCAGCCCGGGGGCGACCGTCATCATGAGCCGGCTCGCGGACATCCTGCTCGTGCAGGCGCTGCGGGCGCACATCGCGGGAAGCCAATGCCAGGAGCACGGGCTGTGCGCGCTCGCGGATCCGCAAATCAGGAAGGCCCTCTCGCTCATCCACGAGCGGCCCGCCGACCCGTGGACCGTCGAGAGCCTCGCGACGGCCGTGGCCCTCTCACGCTCCGGCTTCGCCGCGCGCTTCAGCGCGCTCGTGGGGGAGCCCCCGTTGGAGTACCTCGCGCGGTGGCGGATGACGAAGGCCGCCCAGTTCCTGCGGGAGAGCGAGCTGCCCCTAAGCGAGGTCGCGGAGACCATCGGCTACCAGAGCGAGGCCTCGTTCAACCGGGCCTTCAAACGCTGGGGAGGGATTGCGCCAGGAGCGTACCGGCGCGACCACCGCCGGGGGTGA
- a CDS encoding DUF4214 domain-containing protein produces the protein MRNRFVLVAVQLLVAAGCGVTGSQPDASEAPAPKASSSLQLRAAVVKHTGRELPANTYVERLVVKFHEGSHVRLRGNRVLPLSAERGAAERALLLSRGLDEARIEASVKAAQALLERAPRAGALSRVFQEDEDVLAARKASGEARSGRQLADLNLYFEVLLMPGTTAGGVADLVASLNALESVEVAYAQPRPELTMVAPGMSAAMSSLLAATDIPPTTPSFEGTQGHLDAAPRGIDARFAWSVPGGNGSGVKVVDIEGSWRITHEDLPNLFYQGGVLYDNVAHRNHGTAVLGIIAAPRNGYGVEGIAHGASVGVEAIYYTTSLANHISTAAAQVGRGGVILIEFHFPGTDDGSPCTCNQDQCHYVAAEYWQAEFDAIATATASGVVVVEASGNGSSNLDAAAYANRFNRAVRDSGAILVGASNPVTREPACYTNFGSRVDVHGWGDYVITLGYGDLFNGGSEDQLYTRYFSGTSSASAMVTGAVASVQGAALASGRGALSPSTMRYLLLGTGTPQASDSRQIGPLPDLRQALLTNPIDRSEFFIRQTYRDVLRREVDASGYGFYLNLLQSCNGNSACLAANRLTIARGLLESAENRQQDPDLNPASPGYNSAYVTHCYTNFLQRQPSASEHSWWLNNLNTGGDYNVIVNSFITSTEYRRRFGMN, from the coding sequence ATGCGGAACCGATTTGTTCTCGTAGCCGTCCAGTTGCTCGTCGCTGCTGGCTGCGGCGTGACGGGAAGCCAGCCCGATGCCTCCGAGGCCCCGGCCCCCAAGGCCAGCTCGAGCCTGCAATTGCGCGCGGCCGTCGTGAAGCACACCGGCCGCGAGCTGCCCGCCAACACGTATGTCGAACGGCTCGTCGTCAAGTTCCACGAGGGCAGCCACGTCCGCCTGCGCGGCAACCGCGTGCTCCCCCTGTCCGCGGAGCGTGGCGCGGCGGAGCGTGCCCTGCTGCTCTCCCGCGGCCTGGACGAGGCCCGCATCGAGGCGAGCGTGAAGGCGGCTCAAGCCCTGCTCGAGCGTGCTCCCCGCGCGGGCGCCCTCTCCCGCGTGTTCCAGGAGGACGAGGACGTCCTGGCCGCACGCAAGGCCTCGGGTGAGGCACGGAGCGGGCGTCAGTTGGCGGACCTGAACCTCTACTTCGAGGTTCTCCTGATGCCGGGCACCACCGCCGGCGGTGTGGCGGACCTGGTGGCCTCGCTCAACGCGCTGGAGAGCGTCGAGGTGGCCTACGCCCAGCCCCGACCGGAGCTCACCATGGTGGCTCCGGGCATGAGTGCGGCCATGAGCAGCCTGCTGGCTGCCACGGACATTCCTCCCACCACCCCGTCCTTCGAGGGCACGCAGGGCCACCTCGACGCCGCGCCGAGAGGGATTGACGCGCGCTTCGCCTGGAGCGTCCCCGGCGGCAACGGCTCGGGTGTCAAGGTGGTGGACATCGAGGGCTCCTGGCGCATCACCCATGAGGACCTGCCCAACCTCTTCTACCAGGGTGGTGTTCTGTATGACAATGTGGCCCACCGCAACCACGGTACCGCCGTGCTCGGCATCATCGCCGCCCCCCGTAACGGCTACGGTGTGGAAGGAATCGCCCATGGGGCCTCGGTCGGCGTCGAGGCCATCTACTACACCACCAGCCTCGCCAACCACATCTCAACCGCCGCGGCGCAGGTGGGCCGTGGTGGTGTCATCCTCATCGAGTTCCACTTCCCCGGCACGGATGACGGCAGCCCCTGCACCTGCAACCAGGACCAGTGCCATTATGTCGCGGCGGAATATTGGCAGGCCGAGTTCGATGCCATCGCCACGGCCACGGCCAGTGGCGTGGTGGTGGTGGAGGCGTCCGGCAACGGTAGCTCCAACCTGGATGCGGCCGCGTATGCCAACCGCTTCAACCGCGCCGTGCGTGACTCGGGCGCCATCCTCGTGGGGGCCAGCAATCCCGTCACGCGCGAGCCCGCTTGCTATACGAACTTCGGCAGCCGCGTGGACGTGCATGGCTGGGGTGATTATGTGATTACCCTGGGCTACGGCGACCTGTTCAACGGCGGCAGCGAGGACCAGCTCTACACGCGCTACTTCTCCGGCACCTCCAGTGCCTCGGCCATGGTCACGGGGGCGGTGGCCAGCGTTCAGGGGGCCGCCCTCGCCTCCGGGCGCGGCGCGCTCAGCCCCAGCACGATGCGCTACCTCCTCTTGGGCACCGGCACGCCGCAGGCCTCCGACTCGCGTCAGATCGGCCCCCTGCCGGACCTGCGCCAGGCCCTCTTGACCAACCCCATCGACCGCTCGGAGTTCTTCATCCGGCAGACCTACAGGGATGTGCTCCGGCGCGAGGTTGACGCGAGCGGGTATGGCTTCTACTTGAACCTCTTGCAGAGCTGCAATGGGAACTCGGCCTGTCTGGCCGCGAACCGCCTCACCATCGCGCGTGGACTGCTCGAATCGGCGGAGAACCGGCAGCAAGACCCGGACCTGAACCCGGCCTCGCCTGGTTACAACTCGGCCTACGTCACCCATTGCTACACGAACTTCCTGCAGCGCCAGCCGAGTGCGTCGGAGCACTCCTGGTGGTTGAATAACTTGAACACGGGGGGTGATTACAACGTGATCGTCAACAGCTTCATCACCTCCACGGAGTACCGTCGGCGTTTTGGCATGAACTAG
- a CDS encoding carboxylesterase/lipase family protein — protein sequence MKSSRVMLAALTGVLSGCATVPRATESHQVRVSGGLLQGAVRDGVLSFKGIPFAAPPVGDLRWRPPQPVQQWSGVRQATAFGHDCMQVPFAGDAAPLGTPPAEDCLTLNVWRPADAPADGKLPVMVWIYGGGFVNGGASPSVYDGSRFARQGLVLVSFNYRLGRLGFFAHPALTAEAGGAPTGNFGYMDQIAALEWVRDNIAAFGGDPENVTVFGESAGGASVHTLLTSPKSRELFHKAIIMSGGGRGPLLGGSRLSEDTPGGPRSAESIGVEFARSVGIQQTGPEALAALRALPVERLGDLSLMTMNVPTYSGPMLDGQLVVEWPDAAYRAGRWARVPVMVGATSADIGFGFARTKDEVFTPFPDKAAARATYDPAGTADVRTLVALTGMDRLMLEPARFTARVAASQGVPSWHYRFSYVADSMRDEWKTGAPHATEIPYMFDTVGLKYEAKTSERDRQVARAANAYFANFARTGDPNGQGLPPWPRYEPTADVLLDFSASGEPVARPDPWKARLDVTEAAAEAASK from the coding sequence ATGAAGTCATCGAGGGTGATGTTGGCGGCGTTGACGGGGGTGCTCTCCGGGTGCGCCACGGTCCCCCGGGCCACCGAGTCCCATCAGGTGCGCGTCTCCGGAGGCCTCTTGCAGGGCGCGGTGCGGGACGGTGTCCTGTCCTTCAAGGGCATCCCCTTCGCCGCGCCTCCCGTGGGCGACCTGCGCTGGCGCCCGCCCCAACCCGTCCAGCAGTGGAGCGGCGTGCGCCAGGCCACCGCCTTCGGTCACGACTGCATGCAGGTCCCCTTCGCGGGCGACGCCGCCCCGTTGGGCACGCCACCCGCCGAGGACTGCCTGACGCTCAATGTCTGGCGCCCGGCCGACGCGCCCGCGGACGGCAAGCTGCCGGTGATGGTGTGGATCTACGGCGGCGGCTTCGTGAACGGCGGCGCGTCCCCGTCCGTGTACGACGGCTCACGGTTCGCCCGGCAGGGCCTGGTGCTGGTCAGCTTCAACTACCGCCTCGGACGGCTGGGCTTCTTCGCCCACCCGGCGCTGACGGCCGAGGCTGGAGGCGCGCCCACCGGCAACTTCGGCTACATGGACCAGATCGCCGCCCTGGAATGGGTGCGCGACAACATCGCCGCCTTCGGGGGAGACCCGGAGAACGTGACCGTCTTCGGCGAATCCGCTGGCGGTGCCTCGGTCCACACCCTGCTGACCTCGCCGAAGTCCCGAGAGCTGTTCCACAAGGCCATCATCATGTCGGGCGGAGGGCGCGGACCGCTGCTCGGCGGGAGCAGGTTGAGTGAAGACACGCCGGGAGGACCGCGCTCGGCGGAGTCGATCGGCGTGGAGTTCGCCAGGAGCGTCGGCATCCAGCAGACCGGTCCGGAGGCCCTGGCCGCGCTGCGCGCCCTGCCGGTGGAGCGGCTCGGAGATCTCAGCCTGATGACCATGAACGTGCCCACCTACTCGGGCCCGATGCTCGACGGGCAGCTCGTCGTCGAGTGGCCGGACGCCGCCTATCGCGCTGGCCGCTGGGCGCGGGTGCCCGTCATGGTGGGCGCCACCAGCGCGGACATCGGCTTCGGCTTCGCCCGGACCAAGGACGAGGTGTTCACCCCCTTCCCGGACAAGGCGGCGGCTCGTGCTACCTATGACCCCGCCGGAACCGCCGACGTGAGAACCCTGGTCGCCCTCACCGGCATGGATCGCCTCATGCTCGAGCCCGCGCGGTTCACGGCCCGCGTCGCGGCCTCGCAGGGGGTGCCCTCCTGGCACTACCGCTTCTCCTATGTCGCCGACTCCATGCGCGACGAGTGGAAGACCGGGGCTCCGCACGCGACCGAAATCCCCTACATGTTCGACACCGTCGGGCTCAAGTACGAGGCGAAGACGAGCGAGCGCGACCGCCAGGTGGCACGCGCGGCCAACGCCTACTTCGCCAACTTCGCCAGGACGGGCGATCCGAACGGGCAGGGCCTGCCCCCGTGGCCCCGCTACGAGCCCACCGCGGACGTGCTCCTGGACTTCTCGGCGAGCGGAGAGCCGGTGGCACGGCCCGACCCGTGGAAGGCCCGGCTGGACGTGACCGAGGCCGCCGCGGAAGCCGCCAGCAAGTGA
- a CDS encoding DeoR/GlpR family DNA-binding transcription regulator — translation MSPQPPVVPEAPAPVLLPDERRRLILEQLGLRGRVLATDLCRMLQVSEDTIRRDLRDLDEAGLLKRVHGGALPITQGSVGRAFGTPQPAKQAVARVAAGLIRPGQVVFIDGGTTLLEVTRALPADLRATIITPSPPVAVALADYSGLEVHLVGGRLHPGALTLVGADTVEALRRVRADLCLLGVCSLHPETGISTAYAEEATIKRAMIESAAETAAVLTADKLGTVSPFVVAPASRLTTLVTEASGTEALLAPFHKLQLRILTA, via the coding sequence ATGAGTCCGCAGCCTCCAGTGGTCCCCGAAGCACCCGCCCCCGTCCTGCTGCCCGATGAGCGGCGGCGTCTCATCCTCGAGCAGCTCGGACTCCGGGGCCGGGTGCTGGCCACGGATTTGTGCCGGATGTTGCAGGTTTCCGAGGACACCATCCGGAGGGACCTGAGGGACCTGGACGAGGCGGGCCTGCTCAAGCGGGTGCATGGAGGGGCGCTGCCCATCACCCAGGGGTCCGTGGGCCGGGCCTTCGGAACGCCTCAACCCGCGAAGCAGGCCGTGGCCCGTGTGGCGGCCGGGTTGATCCGTCCCGGACAGGTGGTGTTCATCGATGGAGGCACCACGCTGTTGGAGGTGACGCGCGCGCTGCCCGCGGACCTGCGCGCCACCATCATTACTCCCAGCCCTCCCGTGGCGGTGGCGCTGGCCGACTACTCGGGCCTCGAGGTCCATCTGGTCGGAGGCCGGCTGCACCCAGGAGCCCTGACATTGGTGGGCGCCGACACGGTGGAGGCCCTGCGCCGCGTGCGGGCGGACCTCTGTCTATTGGGCGTGTGCAGCCTGCATCCCGAGACAGGCATTTCCACCGCGTACGCCGAGGAGGCGACGATCAAGCGCGCCATGATCGAGAGCGCGGCCGAGACCGCCGCCGTGCTCACCGCGGACAAGCTCGGGACCGTGTCGCCCTTCGTGGTGGCGCCCGCCAGCCGGTTGACCACCCTGGTGACGGAGGCCAGCGGCACCGAGGCCCTCCTCGCCCCCTTCCACAAGCTCCAATTGAGGATCCTCACCGCATGA
- a CDS encoding alkene reductase, which produces MSNQSNLLSPFRLGRLELKNRMVMAPMTRSRALVDGNVPNPLAVTYYVQRASAGLLITEGTQVSPQGVGYIRTPGIHSPEQVAGWKKVTDAVHAAGGIIYAQLWHVGRMSHPDFHDGQLPVAPSAIPIDGEVFTFKGKTRMVTPRALETHELPGIVEQFRRAAENAKAAGFDGVELHGSNGYLLDQFLRDGSNQRTDAYGGSIENRARLPLEVARAVVGVWGAERVGYRLSPQPYPYGGMTDSNPAETFTYMARELNTLKLGYLHVTEAVSGKSAPSPEQRITPLLRKAFQGAFIVNGGYDARTGEAAIARGEADLVSYGVPFISNPDLPERFRNEAPLAQADFATFYSGEEKGYTDYPALR; this is translated from the coding sequence ATGTCCAACCAATCGAATCTCCTCTCCCCCTTCCGCCTGGGCCGTCTCGAGCTGAAGAACCGGATGGTGATGGCGCCGATGACGCGCAGCCGGGCGCTCGTCGACGGCAATGTGCCCAACCCCCTGGCGGTGACCTACTACGTGCAGCGCGCCTCGGCGGGGCTGCTCATCACCGAGGGGACCCAGGTCAGCCCCCAAGGCGTGGGGTACATCCGCACGCCCGGCATCCACTCGCCCGAGCAGGTGGCCGGCTGGAAGAAGGTGACGGACGCCGTCCATGCGGCGGGCGGGATCATCTACGCCCAGCTGTGGCACGTCGGGCGCATGTCGCACCCGGACTTCCATGACGGCCAGTTGCCCGTGGCGCCCTCCGCCATCCCCATCGACGGCGAGGTCTTCACGTTCAAGGGCAAGACGCGCATGGTGACGCCACGAGCGCTCGAGACCCACGAGCTTCCCGGCATCGTCGAGCAGTTCCGGCGCGCGGCCGAGAACGCCAAGGCGGCGGGCTTCGATGGTGTCGAGCTGCACGGCAGCAATGGCTACCTGCTCGACCAGTTCCTGCGGGATGGCTCCAACCAGCGCACGGATGCCTATGGCGGCAGCATCGAGAACCGGGCGCGCCTGCCGCTGGAGGTGGCGCGGGCGGTGGTGGGTGTCTGGGGCGCCGAGCGGGTGGGCTACCGGCTCTCGCCGCAGCCGTATCCCTACGGCGGCATGACGGACTCCAACCCGGCCGAGACGTTCACCTACATGGCTCGCGAGCTGAACACGTTGAAGCTTGGCTACCTGCACGTGACGGAGGCCGTGTCGGGCAAGTCGGCGCCGAGCCCGGAGCAGCGCATCACCCCGCTGCTGCGCAAGGCCTTCCAGGGCGCCTTCATCGTCAACGGCGGTTATGACGCGCGGACGGGTGAGGCGGCCATCGCCCGGGGGGAGGCGGACCTCGTGTCCTACGGCGTGCCGTTCATCTCCAATCCGGACCTGCCGGAGCGCTTCCGCAACGAGGCCCCGCTCGCCCAGGCGGACTTCGCCACCTTCTACAGCGGCGAGGAGAAGGGCTACACGGACTACCCGGCGCTGCGCTGA
- a CDS encoding MFS transporter, protein MNATSLPVDAKLALVRRSAIATIFFVNGFAFASWVPHIPTVQARLGLSAGELGLALLAVAGGALVSMPLTGIFIGKWGSVRVTLAASVLFCVLAALPVRAPSQLLLVLSLMAFGAANGAMDVSMNAHGVAVENWMGRPILSSLHALFSLGGLVGAGCSMLALKLGLAPATHMVVAAGAGLLLVALATRFLGPGSAGSGGNTPFFVMPRGPLLMLGALAFLVLLAEGAVADWSAVYLRNALNADTHLAGAGYAVFSLTMTAGRLVGDRLAAAFSPVTLLRTGGVLAAGGLGAALLLHHPLAAVVGFGCMGLGLSNMSPQMFSAAGRTPGMPSGLAIAAMSTAGYGGFLAGPPLVGFVADVAGLSLALGMLVVFLTFVVASASWVDTSRETERVPEVQPEG, encoded by the coding sequence ATGAACGCCACGAGCCTTCCCGTCGACGCGAAGTTGGCGCTGGTCCGCCGGAGCGCCATCGCCACCATCTTCTTCGTCAATGGTTTCGCCTTCGCCAGCTGGGTGCCGCACATCCCCACCGTCCAGGCGCGGCTGGGCCTGAGCGCCGGAGAGCTCGGGCTGGCGCTGCTCGCCGTCGCCGGGGGAGCGCTGGTGTCCATGCCCCTCACGGGCATCTTCATCGGGAAGTGGGGCAGCGTCCGCGTGACGCTCGCCGCCTCCGTGCTCTTCTGCGTGCTGGCGGCCCTGCCGGTGCGCGCGCCCAGCCAGCTGCTGCTCGTGCTGTCCTTGATGGCCTTCGGCGCCGCCAATGGCGCCATGGACGTGTCGATGAACGCCCATGGCGTGGCCGTCGAGAACTGGATGGGCCGGCCCATCCTCTCCTCGCTGCATGCCCTGTTCAGCCTCGGGGGTCTGGTGGGCGCCGGGTGCTCCATGCTGGCGCTCAAGCTGGGCCTCGCCCCGGCCACGCACATGGTGGTGGCGGCGGGAGCGGGGCTGCTGCTCGTCGCCCTCGCCACGCGCTTCCTGGGGCCGGGCTCGGCCGGGAGTGGCGGCAACACCCCCTTCTTCGTGATGCCGCGCGGGCCGCTGCTGATGCTGGGGGCGCTGGCCTTCCTCGTCCTGCTCGCCGAGGGCGCCGTGGCGGACTGGAGCGCCGTCTACCTGCGCAACGCGCTGAACGCCGACACGCACCTGGCGGGGGCGGGCTACGCCGTGTTCTCGCTGACCATGACCGCCGGACGGCTGGTGGGGGATCGGCTGGCCGCGGCCTTCAGCCCCGTGACCCTGCTGCGCACCGGAGGGGTGCTGGCCGCCGGGGGTCTGGGCGCGGCCCTGCTGCTCCACCATCCCCTCGCCGCGGTGGTCGGGTTCGGCTGCATGGGCCTGGGCCTGTCCAACATGAGCCCCCAGATGTTCAGCGCCGCCGGCCGCACGCCGGGCATGCCCTCGGGCCTGGCCATCGCCGCCATGTCCACCGCGGGCTATGGCGGCTTCCTCGCCGGCCCTCCGTTGGTGGGCTTCGTGGCGGACGTGGCGGGCCTGTCCCTCGCGCTCGGAATGCTCGTGGTCTTCCTGACCTTCGTCGTGGCCAGTGCCAGTTGGGTGGACACCTCACGCGAGACGGAGCGGGTTCCGGAGGTACAGCCAGAGGGGTGA